A stretch of Lepisosteus oculatus isolate fLepOcu1 chromosome 11, fLepOcu1.hap2, whole genome shotgun sequence DNA encodes these proteins:
- the LOC102690674 gene encoding afadin- and alpha-actinin-binding protein isoform X5, with product MAEKLWQTDSDTSLQDSPALRHTFRISPPRTPPRGDGLHSAPAWTQRDQQHLELFINEAAALGLPSVSTEDAGRGRPPVAALLNCARSLIALHLQNRERLREAERERGESGQLRARLHTLKEKLEQRELHLAALQDRVRSLQEQNAALQRSLRSDREQTVGLQYRCSQQAAELRASEQRAARLKDRLAQLVDKPRDRRAGIEILNLLPRPDGKRAPGRVARGDSRRGGEEVLRQLLERREAELQEAESRRQSLSSLLRLLSHDMATALGDGAVLDCAEAEGAAPCWEQLSQSEAALGDHVTGGVVQVWSCLKGRLEELSVHGPSSAAVGTDQEKQLAQLEAELEQSHQLIWLQQQLLQDSVSPALPPSLTDSYFLEEWERLQAGWAELDSQRHRFQRERRSFTEAAIRLGHERRQFEQQRASLVQQQFLSLSPLLDPQEPLASRKEPSPLRPA from the exons ATGGCGGAGAAACTGTGGCAGACGGACTCGGACACCAGCCTGCAGGACTCTCCAG CCCTCCGGCACACCTTCCGCATCTCGCCTCCCCGCACCCCGCCGAGGGGCGACGGACTCCACAGCGCCCCCGCCTGGACACAGCGAGACCAGCAGCACCTGGAGCTCTTCATCAAC GAGGCAGCGGCACTGGGGCTGCCCTCAGTGAGCACGGAGGATGCTGGGAGAGGGCGCCCCCCTGTGGCCGCGCTGCTGAACTGCGCCCGGTCGCTCATTGCGCTGCACCTGCAGAACCGGGAGAGACTGAGGGAAGCCGAGAGGGAGCGCGGAGAGAGTGGCCAACTGAGGGCCAGGCTGCACACTCTGAAG gagaAGCTGGAGCAGAGAGAGCTCCACCTGGCGGCCTTGCAGGACAGAGTGAGGAGCCTGCAGGAGCAGAATGCCGCCCTGCAGCGCTCCCTGCGGAGCGACAGAGAGCAG ACCGTGGGGCTGCAGTACCGCTGCTCCCAGCAGGCGGCCGAGCTCAGGGCCAGCGAGCAGAGGGCCGCCCGGCTGAAGGACCGGCTGGCCCAGCTGGTGGACAAGCCGCGGGACCGCAGGGCCG GCATAGAGATCCTGAACCTCCTGCCCCGGCCGGACGGGAAGAGGGCCCCGGGCCGCGTGGCGAGGGGCGACAGCCG CAGGGGCGGGGAGGAGGTGCTGCGTCAGCTGCTGGAGAGGCGGGAAGCAGAGCTGCAGGAGGCGGAGTCTCGCCGTCAGAGCCTCTCCTCTCTGCTGCGCCTGCTTAGCCATGACATGGCCACTGCGCTGGGGGACGGG GCTGTCCTTGACTGCGCAGAGGCAGAGGGGGCGGCGCCGTGCTGGGAGCAGCTGAGCCAATCGGAAGCGGCGCTGGGAGATCATGTGACAGGGGGCGTGGTGCAGGTGTGGAGCTGCCTGAAGGGGAGGCTGGAGGAGCTGTCCGTCCACG GTCCCTCCTCGGCTGCTGTGGGGACAGACCAGGAGAAGCAGCTGGCTCAGCTGGAGGCAGAGCTGGAGCAAAGTCACCAGCTGATCTGGCTGCAGCAACAGCTGCTACAG GACAGCGTGTCCCCTGCGCTCCCGCCCTCTCTCACGGACTCCTATTTCCTGGAGGAGTGGGAGCGGCTCCAGGCCGGGTGGGCGGAGCTGGATTCTCAGAGGCATAGGTTTCAGAGGGAGAGGCGGAGCTTCACTGAGGCTGCCATCCGATTGGGCCATGAG CGGCGTCAGTTTGAACAGCAGAGGGCGTCTCTCGTGCAGCAGCAGTTCCTCAGCCTGTCGCCCCTCCTAGACCCACAGGAGCCTCTCGCCAGCAGGAAAGAGCCCAGCCCACTCA GGCCAGCATGA
- the dhps gene encoding deoxyhypusine synthase, translated as MAQSPPSLALESVLKESSALPEGTPKVKGYEFNQGVDHRGLLQSYLHTGFQATSFAQAVLEVNNMIEKRLEPLEESKESTLSLEFSLRPQTGCTIFLGYTSNLISSGVRESIRYLAEHSMVDVIVTTAGGVEEDLIKCLAPTFLGEFSLPGRELRERGINRIGNLLVPNENYCRFEDWLMPILDQMVLEQKTEGTHWTPSKMIHRLGKEINNPDSVYYWAYKNNIPVFSPALTDGSLGDMIYFHSYKNPGLVLDIVEDIRRLNSLAVFAKRTGMIILGGGLVKHHIANANLMRNGADFSVFVNTGQEFDGSDSGARPDEAVSWGKIRLDAKPVKVYADATLVFPLLVAETFARHADRLTAPRKED; from the exons ATGGCGCAAAGTCCCCCCTCCCTGGCCCTGGAGTCGGTGCTCAAGGAGAGCTCTGCCCTTCCTGAGGGGACGCCCAAGGTTAAAGGTTATGAGTTCAACCAGGGGGTTGACCACAGAGGGTTGCTGCAGTCCTATCTCCACACAGGTTTCCAGGCCACCAGCTTTGCCCAGGCTGTGTTGGAGGTCAACAACATG ATCGAGAagaggctggagcctctggagGAATCCAAGGAGAGCACCCTGAGCCTCGAATTTTCTCTGCGGCCGCAAACGGGCTGCACAATCTTCCTGGGGTATACCTCCAACCTCATCAGTTCCGGCGTTAGAGAGTCCATTCGCTACCTGGCTGAGCACAGCATG GTGGATGTGATAGTGACCACAGCAGGCGGCGTGGAGGAGGACCTGATCAAGTGTCTTGCTCCGACCTTCCTGGGGGAGTTCAGCCTGCCGGGCAGAGAGCTGAGGGAGAGGGGCATCAACCG GATCGGGAACCTGCTGGTGCCCAACGAGAACTACTGTCGCTTTGAGGACTGGCTGATGCCCATTCTGGACCAGATGGTGCTGGAGCAGAAGACCGAG GGCACACACTGGACCCCCTCCAAGATGATACATCGACTTGGCAAGGAGATCAACAACCCTGACTCTGTTTATTACTGGGCCTACAAG AATAATATTCCGGTGTTTAGCCCGGCCCTCACAGACGGCTCCCTGGGGGACATGATCTACTTCCACTCCTACAAGAATCCGGGGCTGGTGCTGGACATCGTGGAGG ATATCCGGAGGCTGAACAGTCTGGCAGTGTTTGCCAAACGCACAGGGATGATCATCCTGGGAGGAGGGCTAGTCAAGCACCACATCGCCAATGCCAACCTCATG aggAACGGTGCCGATTTCTCAGTGTTTGTGAACACCGGTCAGGAGTTCGATGGCTCGGACTCGGGCGCCCGGCCAGATGAGGCCGTGTCCTGGGGCAAAATCCGTCTGGACGCCAAGCCGGTTAAG GTCTATGCTGATGCAACTCTAGTGTTCCCCCTGCTAGTGGCTGAGACCTTTGCACGCCATGCAGACAGGCTGACTGCCCCGAGGAAGGAGGACTGA
- the clpp gene encoding ATP-dependent Clp protease proteolytic subunit, mitochondrial, with protein MLSRRLLHGGVSLLRGCRLMHHSAPCRSPLIPIVVEQTGRGERAYDIYSRLLRERIICVMGPIDDSVASLVIAQLLFLQSEGNNKPIHMYINSPGGVVTAGLAIYDTMQYILNPISTWCVGQAASMGSLLLAAGTSGMRHSLPNARIMVHQPSGGARGQATDIAIQAEEILKLKRQINTIYSKHTGQALDIIESVMERDRYMSPIEAQDFGIIDRVLVHPPQAGEDEPAVLQKEPTPSSAPCTPTEPSTNPQPPQGTPASSAKPEP; from the exons ATGTTGAGCAGG AGATTATTACACGGCGGAGTGTCATTGCTGAGGGGATGTCGGTTGATGcatcacagcgccccctgcaggagccCCCTCATCCCCATTGTGGTGGAGCAGACG GGCCGAGGGGAGCGTGCGTACGATATCTACTCACGGCTGCTGAGAGAGAGGATCATCTGCGTGATGGGGCCG ATCGATGACTCTGTGGCCAGCCTGGTGATCGCTCAGCTGCTGTTCCTCCAGTCAGAAGGCAACAACAAGCCCATCCACATGTACATCAACAGTCCTG GGGGCGTGGTTACAGCCGGGCTGGCCATCTACGACACCATGCAGTACATCCTGaaccccatctccacctggtGTGTGGGCCAGGCCGCCAGCATGGGCTCCCTGCTCCTGGCAGCAGGAACCAGCGGCATGAGGCACTCGCTGCCCAATGCCAGGATCATGGTGCACCAGCCATCGGGGGGCGCCAGG GGTCAGGCCACAGACATCGCCATCCAGGCAGAGGAGATCCTGAAGCTGAAGAGACAGATTAACACCATCTACAGCAAACACACAGGCCAGGCTCTGGACATCATAG aGAGTGTGATGGAGCGGGACAGGTACATGAGTCCCATAGAGGCCCAGGATTTCGGCATCATCGACAGGGTCCTGGTGCACCCCCCCCAGGCCGGGGAGGACGAGCCCGCAGTGCTGCAGAAGGAGCCCACCCCGAGCAGTGCCCCCTGCACCCCAACCGAGCCCTCCACCAACCCTCAGCCCCCCCAGGGGACCCCCGCCTCGTCTGCCAAGCCTGAGCCCTGA
- the LOC138241832 gene encoding 110 kDa antigen-like: MLLRFNGLQIEETVNSFFTIQIVETVDSSFTIQIVETVDSSFTLQIVETVDSSFTIQIVETVDSFFTIQIVETVDSSFTLQIVETVDSFFTLQIVETVDSSFTIQIVETVDSFFSVQIEENVDSFFTVQIEETTDSFFTVQIEETVDSFFNVQIVKTVDGFFTVQIEETVDSFITGQIVDTVDSFFTVQIVETVDSFFTVQTEETVDSFITLQMVETEAR; the protein is encoded by the coding sequence ATGTTACTGCGGTTCAATGGTTTACAGATTGAGGAGACTGTGAACAGTTTCTTCACTATACAGATTGTGGAGACTGTGGACAGTTCCTTCACTATACAGATTGTGGAGACTGTGGACAGTTCCTTCACTCTACAGATTGTGGAGACTGTGGACAGTTCCTTCACTATACAGATTGTGGAGACTGTGGACAGTTTCTTCACTATACAGATTGTGGAGACTGTGGACAGTTCCTTCACTCTACAGATTGTGGAGACTGTGGACAGTTTCTTCACTCTACAGATTGTGGAGACTGTGGACAGTTCCTTCACTATACAGATTGTGGAGACTGTGGACAGCTTCTTCAGTGTACAGATTGAGGAGAATGTGGACAGTTTCTTCACTGTACAGATTGAGGAGACTACGGACAGCTTCTTCACTGTACAGATTGAGGAGACTGTGGACAGTTTCTTCAATGTACAGATTGTGAAGACTGTGGACGGCTTCTTCACTGTACAGATTGAGGAGACTGTGGACAGTTTTATCACTGGACAGATTGTGGATACTGTGGACAGTTTCTTCACTGTACAGATTGTGGAGACTGTGGACAGTTTCTTCACTGTACAGACTGAGGAGACTGTGGACAGTTTTATCACTCTGCAGATGGTGGAGACAGAAGCAAGATGA
- the LOC102690674 gene encoding afadin- and alpha-actinin-binding protein isoform X3, with the protein MAEKLWQTDSDTSLQDSPALRHTFRISPPRTPPRGDGLHSAPAWTQRDQQHLELFINEAAALGLPSVSTEDAGRGRPPVAALLNCARSLIALHLQNRERLREAERERGESGQLRARLHTLKEKLEQRELHLAALQDRVRSLQEQNAALQRSLRSDREQTVGLQYRCSQQAAELRASEQRAARLKDRLAQLVDKPRDRRAGIEILNLLPRPDGKRAPGRVARGDSRRGGEEVLRQLLERREAELQEAESRRQSLSSLLRLLSHDMATALGDGAVLDCAEAEGAAPCWEQLSQSEAALGDHVTGGVVQVWSCLKGRLEELSVHGPSSAAVGTDQEKQLAQLEAELEQSHQLIWLQQQLLQDSVSPALPPSLTDSYFLEEWERLQAGWAELDSQRHRFQRERRSFTEAAIRLGHERRQFEQQRASLVQQQFLSLSPLLDPQEPLASRKEPSPLSLSQVTPSHSRLTAVSTPGSGVRVWAGQGEVGTPSTPELYRTLRLPLPRRASMRSPAVAEHWTWAGPRGSYLHSELDVSF; encoded by the exons ATGGCGGAGAAACTGTGGCAGACGGACTCGGACACCAGCCTGCAGGACTCTCCAG CCCTCCGGCACACCTTCCGCATCTCGCCTCCCCGCACCCCGCCGAGGGGCGACGGACTCCACAGCGCCCCCGCCTGGACACAGCGAGACCAGCAGCACCTGGAGCTCTTCATCAAC GAGGCAGCGGCACTGGGGCTGCCCTCAGTGAGCACGGAGGATGCTGGGAGAGGGCGCCCCCCTGTGGCCGCGCTGCTGAACTGCGCCCGGTCGCTCATTGCGCTGCACCTGCAGAACCGGGAGAGACTGAGGGAAGCCGAGAGGGAGCGCGGAGAGAGTGGCCAACTGAGGGCCAGGCTGCACACTCTGAAG gagaAGCTGGAGCAGAGAGAGCTCCACCTGGCGGCCTTGCAGGACAGAGTGAGGAGCCTGCAGGAGCAGAATGCCGCCCTGCAGCGCTCCCTGCGGAGCGACAGAGAGCAG ACCGTGGGGCTGCAGTACCGCTGCTCCCAGCAGGCGGCCGAGCTCAGGGCCAGCGAGCAGAGGGCCGCCCGGCTGAAGGACCGGCTGGCCCAGCTGGTGGACAAGCCGCGGGACCGCAGGGCCG GCATAGAGATCCTGAACCTCCTGCCCCGGCCGGACGGGAAGAGGGCCCCGGGCCGCGTGGCGAGGGGCGACAGCCG CAGGGGCGGGGAGGAGGTGCTGCGTCAGCTGCTGGAGAGGCGGGAAGCAGAGCTGCAGGAGGCGGAGTCTCGCCGTCAGAGCCTCTCCTCTCTGCTGCGCCTGCTTAGCCATGACATGGCCACTGCGCTGGGGGACGGG GCTGTCCTTGACTGCGCAGAGGCAGAGGGGGCGGCGCCGTGCTGGGAGCAGCTGAGCCAATCGGAAGCGGCGCTGGGAGATCATGTGACAGGGGGCGTGGTGCAGGTGTGGAGCTGCCTGAAGGGGAGGCTGGAGGAGCTGTCCGTCCACG GTCCCTCCTCGGCTGCTGTGGGGACAGACCAGGAGAAGCAGCTGGCTCAGCTGGAGGCAGAGCTGGAGCAAAGTCACCAGCTGATCTGGCTGCAGCAACAGCTGCTACAG GACAGCGTGTCCCCTGCGCTCCCGCCCTCTCTCACGGACTCCTATTTCCTGGAGGAGTGGGAGCGGCTCCAGGCCGGGTGGGCGGAGCTGGATTCTCAGAGGCATAGGTTTCAGAGGGAGAGGCGGAGCTTCACTGAGGCTGCCATCCGATTGGGCCATGAG CGGCGTCAGTTTGAACAGCAGAGGGCGTCTCTCGTGCAGCAGCAGTTCCTCAGCCTGTCGCCCCTCCTAGACCCACAGGAGCCTCTCGCCAGCAGGAAAGAGCCCAGCCCACTCA GTCTCAGTCAAGTCACCCCCTCTCATTCCCGGCTGACGGCCGTCTCCACTccggggtcaggggtcagggtgTGGGCCGGCCAGGGTGAGGTGGGCACCCCCAGCACGCCCGAGCTGTACCGCACTTTGAGGCTGCCTCTCCCACGCAG GGCCAGCATGAGGAGCCCTGCAGTGGCCGAGCACTGGACCTGGGCAGGGCCCCGAGGGTCGTACCTGCACTCGGAGCTGGACGTGTCCTTCTAG
- the LOC102690674 gene encoding afadin- and alpha-actinin-binding protein B isoform X1: MAEKLWQTDSDTSLQDSPALRHTFRISPPRTPPRGDGLHSAPAWTQRDQQHLELFINEAAALGLPSVSTEDAGRGRPPVAALLNCARSLIALHLQNRERLREAERERGESGQLRARLHTLKEKLEQRELHLAALQDRVRSLQEQNAALQRSLRSDREQTVGLQYRCSQQAAELRASEQRAARLKDRLAQLVDKPRDRRAGIEILNLLPRPDGKRAPGRVARGDSRRGGEEVLRQLLERREAELQEAESRRQSLSSLLRLLSHDMATALGDGAVLDCAEAEGAAPCWEQLSQSEAALGDHVTGGVVQVWSCLKGRLEELSVHGPSSAAVGTDQEKQLAQLEAELEQSHQLIWLQQQLLQDSVSPALPPSLTDSYFLEEWERLQAGWAELDSQRHRFQRERRSFTEAAIRLGHERRQFEQQRASLVQQQFLSLSPLLDPQEPLASRKEPSPLSECLPLWGSVCDCGPLPPLWGSGCDCGLGVRLSLPGLSQVTPSHSRLTAVSTPGSGVRVWAGQGEVGTPSTPELYRTLRLPLPRRASMRSPAVAEHWTWAGPRGSYLHSELDVSF; the protein is encoded by the exons ATGGCGGAGAAACTGTGGCAGACGGACTCGGACACCAGCCTGCAGGACTCTCCAG CCCTCCGGCACACCTTCCGCATCTCGCCTCCCCGCACCCCGCCGAGGGGCGACGGACTCCACAGCGCCCCCGCCTGGACACAGCGAGACCAGCAGCACCTGGAGCTCTTCATCAAC GAGGCAGCGGCACTGGGGCTGCCCTCAGTGAGCACGGAGGATGCTGGGAGAGGGCGCCCCCCTGTGGCCGCGCTGCTGAACTGCGCCCGGTCGCTCATTGCGCTGCACCTGCAGAACCGGGAGAGACTGAGGGAAGCCGAGAGGGAGCGCGGAGAGAGTGGCCAACTGAGGGCCAGGCTGCACACTCTGAAG gagaAGCTGGAGCAGAGAGAGCTCCACCTGGCGGCCTTGCAGGACAGAGTGAGGAGCCTGCAGGAGCAGAATGCCGCCCTGCAGCGCTCCCTGCGGAGCGACAGAGAGCAG ACCGTGGGGCTGCAGTACCGCTGCTCCCAGCAGGCGGCCGAGCTCAGGGCCAGCGAGCAGAGGGCCGCCCGGCTGAAGGACCGGCTGGCCCAGCTGGTGGACAAGCCGCGGGACCGCAGGGCCG GCATAGAGATCCTGAACCTCCTGCCCCGGCCGGACGGGAAGAGGGCCCCGGGCCGCGTGGCGAGGGGCGACAGCCG CAGGGGCGGGGAGGAGGTGCTGCGTCAGCTGCTGGAGAGGCGGGAAGCAGAGCTGCAGGAGGCGGAGTCTCGCCGTCAGAGCCTCTCCTCTCTGCTGCGCCTGCTTAGCCATGACATGGCCACTGCGCTGGGGGACGGG GCTGTCCTTGACTGCGCAGAGGCAGAGGGGGCGGCGCCGTGCTGGGAGCAGCTGAGCCAATCGGAAGCGGCGCTGGGAGATCATGTGACAGGGGGCGTGGTGCAGGTGTGGAGCTGCCTGAAGGGGAGGCTGGAGGAGCTGTCCGTCCACG GTCCCTCCTCGGCTGCTGTGGGGACAGACCAGGAGAAGCAGCTGGCTCAGCTGGAGGCAGAGCTGGAGCAAAGTCACCAGCTGATCTGGCTGCAGCAACAGCTGCTACAG GACAGCGTGTCCCCTGCGCTCCCGCCCTCTCTCACGGACTCCTATTTCCTGGAGGAGTGGGAGCGGCTCCAGGCCGGGTGGGCGGAGCTGGATTCTCAGAGGCATAGGTTTCAGAGGGAGAGGCGGAGCTTCACTGAGGCTGCCATCCGATTGGGCCATGAG CGGCGTCAGTTTGAACAGCAGAGGGCGTCTCTCGTGCAGCAGCAGTTCCTCAGCCTGTCGCCCCTCCTAGACCCACAGGAGCCTCTCGCCAGCAGGAAAGAGCCCAGCCCACTCAGTGAGTGTCTGCCTCTGTGGGGCTCGGTGTGCGACTGTGGGCCCCTGCCTCCTCTGTGGGGCTCAGGGTGCGACTGTGGGCTCGGGGTGCGACTCTCTCTTCCAGGTCTCAGTCAAGTCACCCCCTCTCATTCCCGGCTGACGGCCGTCTCCACTccggggtcaggggtcagggtgTGGGCCGGCCAGGGTGAGGTGGGCACCCCCAGCACGCCCGAGCTGTACCGCACTTTGAGGCTGCCTCTCCCACGCAG GGCCAGCATGAGGAGCCCTGCAGTGGCCGAGCACTGGACCTGGGCAGGGCCCCGAGGGTCGTACCTGCACTCGGAGCTGGACGTGTCCTTCTAG
- the LOC102690674 gene encoding afadin- and alpha-actinin-binding protein B isoform X2 — translation MAEKLWQTDSDTSLQDSPALRHTFRISPPRTPPRGDGLHSAPAWTQRDQQHLELFINEAAALGLPSVSTEDAGRGRPPVAALLNCARSLIALHLQNRERLREAERERGESGQLRARLHTLKEKLEQRELHLAALQDRVRSLQEQNAALQRSLRSDREQTVGLQYRCSQQAAELRASEQRAARLKDRLAQLVDKPRDRRAGIEILNLLPRPDGKRAPGRVARGDSRGGEEVLRQLLERREAELQEAESRRQSLSSLLRLLSHDMATALGDGAVLDCAEAEGAAPCWEQLSQSEAALGDHVTGGVVQVWSCLKGRLEELSVHGPSSAAVGTDQEKQLAQLEAELEQSHQLIWLQQQLLQDSVSPALPPSLTDSYFLEEWERLQAGWAELDSQRHRFQRERRSFTEAAIRLGHERRQFEQQRASLVQQQFLSLSPLLDPQEPLASRKEPSPLSECLPLWGSVCDCGPLPPLWGSGCDCGLGVRLSLPGLSQVTPSHSRLTAVSTPGSGVRVWAGQGEVGTPSTPELYRTLRLPLPRRASMRSPAVAEHWTWAGPRGSYLHSELDVSF, via the exons ATGGCGGAGAAACTGTGGCAGACGGACTCGGACACCAGCCTGCAGGACTCTCCAG CCCTCCGGCACACCTTCCGCATCTCGCCTCCCCGCACCCCGCCGAGGGGCGACGGACTCCACAGCGCCCCCGCCTGGACACAGCGAGACCAGCAGCACCTGGAGCTCTTCATCAAC GAGGCAGCGGCACTGGGGCTGCCCTCAGTGAGCACGGAGGATGCTGGGAGAGGGCGCCCCCCTGTGGCCGCGCTGCTGAACTGCGCCCGGTCGCTCATTGCGCTGCACCTGCAGAACCGGGAGAGACTGAGGGAAGCCGAGAGGGAGCGCGGAGAGAGTGGCCAACTGAGGGCCAGGCTGCACACTCTGAAG gagaAGCTGGAGCAGAGAGAGCTCCACCTGGCGGCCTTGCAGGACAGAGTGAGGAGCCTGCAGGAGCAGAATGCCGCCCTGCAGCGCTCCCTGCGGAGCGACAGAGAGCAG ACCGTGGGGCTGCAGTACCGCTGCTCCCAGCAGGCGGCCGAGCTCAGGGCCAGCGAGCAGAGGGCCGCCCGGCTGAAGGACCGGCTGGCCCAGCTGGTGGACAAGCCGCGGGACCGCAGGGCCG GCATAGAGATCCTGAACCTCCTGCCCCGGCCGGACGGGAAGAGGGCCCCGGGCCGCGTGGCGAGGGGCGACAGCCG GGGCGGGGAGGAGGTGCTGCGTCAGCTGCTGGAGAGGCGGGAAGCAGAGCTGCAGGAGGCGGAGTCTCGCCGTCAGAGCCTCTCCTCTCTGCTGCGCCTGCTTAGCCATGACATGGCCACTGCGCTGGGGGACGGG GCTGTCCTTGACTGCGCAGAGGCAGAGGGGGCGGCGCCGTGCTGGGAGCAGCTGAGCCAATCGGAAGCGGCGCTGGGAGATCATGTGACAGGGGGCGTGGTGCAGGTGTGGAGCTGCCTGAAGGGGAGGCTGGAGGAGCTGTCCGTCCACG GTCCCTCCTCGGCTGCTGTGGGGACAGACCAGGAGAAGCAGCTGGCTCAGCTGGAGGCAGAGCTGGAGCAAAGTCACCAGCTGATCTGGCTGCAGCAACAGCTGCTACAG GACAGCGTGTCCCCTGCGCTCCCGCCCTCTCTCACGGACTCCTATTTCCTGGAGGAGTGGGAGCGGCTCCAGGCCGGGTGGGCGGAGCTGGATTCTCAGAGGCATAGGTTTCAGAGGGAGAGGCGGAGCTTCACTGAGGCTGCCATCCGATTGGGCCATGAG CGGCGTCAGTTTGAACAGCAGAGGGCGTCTCTCGTGCAGCAGCAGTTCCTCAGCCTGTCGCCCCTCCTAGACCCACAGGAGCCTCTCGCCAGCAGGAAAGAGCCCAGCCCACTCAGTGAGTGTCTGCCTCTGTGGGGCTCGGTGTGCGACTGTGGGCCCCTGCCTCCTCTGTGGGGCTCAGGGTGCGACTGTGGGCTCGGGGTGCGACTCTCTCTTCCAGGTCTCAGTCAAGTCACCCCCTCTCATTCCCGGCTGACGGCCGTCTCCACTccggggtcaggggtcagggtgTGGGCCGGCCAGGGTGAGGTGGGCACCCCCAGCACGCCCGAGCTGTACCGCACTTTGAGGCTGCCTCTCCCACGCAG GGCCAGCATGAGGAGCCCTGCAGTGGCCGAGCACTGGACCTGGGCAGGGCCCCGAGGGTCGTACCTGCACTCGGAGCTGGACGTGTCCTTCTAG
- the LOC102690674 gene encoding afadin- and alpha-actinin-binding protein isoform X4: MAEKLWQTDSDTSLQDSPALRHTFRISPPRTPPRGDGLHSAPAWTQRDQQHLELFINEAAALGLPSVSTEDAGRGRPPVAALLNCARSLIALHLQNRERLREAERERGESGQLRARLHTLKEKLEQRELHLAALQDRVRSLQEQNAALQRSLRSDREQTVGLQYRCSQQAAELRASEQRAARLKDRLAQLVDKPRDRRAGIEILNLLPRPDGKRAPGRVARGDSRRGGEEVLRQLLERREAELQEAESRRQSLSSLLRLLSHDMATALGDGAVLDCAEAEGAAPCWEQLSQSEAALGDHVTGGVVQVWSCLKGRLEELSVHGPSSAAVGTDQEKQLAQLEAELEQSHQLIWLQQQLLQDSVSPALPPSLTDSYFLEEWERLQAGWAELDSQRHRFQRERRSFTEAAIRLGHERRQFEQQRASLVQQQFLSLSPLLDPQEPLASRKEPSPLRVRVWAGQGEVGTPSTPELYRTLRLPLPRRASMRSPAVAEHWTWAGPRGSYLHSELDVSF, from the exons ATGGCGGAGAAACTGTGGCAGACGGACTCGGACACCAGCCTGCAGGACTCTCCAG CCCTCCGGCACACCTTCCGCATCTCGCCTCCCCGCACCCCGCCGAGGGGCGACGGACTCCACAGCGCCCCCGCCTGGACACAGCGAGACCAGCAGCACCTGGAGCTCTTCATCAAC GAGGCAGCGGCACTGGGGCTGCCCTCAGTGAGCACGGAGGATGCTGGGAGAGGGCGCCCCCCTGTGGCCGCGCTGCTGAACTGCGCCCGGTCGCTCATTGCGCTGCACCTGCAGAACCGGGAGAGACTGAGGGAAGCCGAGAGGGAGCGCGGAGAGAGTGGCCAACTGAGGGCCAGGCTGCACACTCTGAAG gagaAGCTGGAGCAGAGAGAGCTCCACCTGGCGGCCTTGCAGGACAGAGTGAGGAGCCTGCAGGAGCAGAATGCCGCCCTGCAGCGCTCCCTGCGGAGCGACAGAGAGCAG ACCGTGGGGCTGCAGTACCGCTGCTCCCAGCAGGCGGCCGAGCTCAGGGCCAGCGAGCAGAGGGCCGCCCGGCTGAAGGACCGGCTGGCCCAGCTGGTGGACAAGCCGCGGGACCGCAGGGCCG GCATAGAGATCCTGAACCTCCTGCCCCGGCCGGACGGGAAGAGGGCCCCGGGCCGCGTGGCGAGGGGCGACAGCCG CAGGGGCGGGGAGGAGGTGCTGCGTCAGCTGCTGGAGAGGCGGGAAGCAGAGCTGCAGGAGGCGGAGTCTCGCCGTCAGAGCCTCTCCTCTCTGCTGCGCCTGCTTAGCCATGACATGGCCACTGCGCTGGGGGACGGG GCTGTCCTTGACTGCGCAGAGGCAGAGGGGGCGGCGCCGTGCTGGGAGCAGCTGAGCCAATCGGAAGCGGCGCTGGGAGATCATGTGACAGGGGGCGTGGTGCAGGTGTGGAGCTGCCTGAAGGGGAGGCTGGAGGAGCTGTCCGTCCACG GTCCCTCCTCGGCTGCTGTGGGGACAGACCAGGAGAAGCAGCTGGCTCAGCTGGAGGCAGAGCTGGAGCAAAGTCACCAGCTGATCTGGCTGCAGCAACAGCTGCTACAG GACAGCGTGTCCCCTGCGCTCCCGCCCTCTCTCACGGACTCCTATTTCCTGGAGGAGTGGGAGCGGCTCCAGGCCGGGTGGGCGGAGCTGGATTCTCAGAGGCATAGGTTTCAGAGGGAGAGGCGGAGCTTCACTGAGGCTGCCATCCGATTGGGCCATGAG CGGCGTCAGTTTGAACAGCAGAGGGCGTCTCTCGTGCAGCAGCAGTTCCTCAGCCTGTCGCCCCTCCTAGACCCACAGGAGCCTCTCGCCAGCAGGAAAGAGCCCAGCCCACTCA gggtcagggtgTGGGCCGGCCAGGGTGAGGTGGGCACCCCCAGCACGCCCGAGCTGTACCGCACTTTGAGGCTGCCTCTCCCACGCAG GGCCAGCATGAGGAGCCCTGCAGTGGCCGAGCACTGGACCTGGGCAGGGCCCCGAGGGTCGTACCTGCACTCGGAGCTGGACGTGTCCTTCTAG